The Acanthopagrus latus isolate v.2019 chromosome 6, fAcaLat1.1, whole genome shotgun sequence genome includes a region encoding these proteins:
- the LOC119020816 gene encoding uncharacterized protein LOC119020816 isoform X1, whose protein sequence is MARHLLLVVLMYSFCEMEAQALLPPTLTVDKLVITETDSVTLNCQTPPSVSVSECYFRIVSGEPAKSFSCLKTLTGTELLKISHQSSPAEVKVKCFYLQISPSPDSDTFSIIIRTSVPPLLRVNPLVITETDSVTLDCQTPSSVSVSQCHFYTSSGVNLRDSSCLLTLTGTELLTMSHQGSSADIKVNCFYTVKFGESDSPSPHSDTASITIHILKPQMSLQHFPGEHVLFICFLPGSANPDTRCNLYFGEASDPVVTTTIWSKRDPRTNQWFCQFTVTTGDLLSRLRSAQQSDASCDYSLGGGPNSLSRRSDPYSLTDIVEVEPSMTTPKLTLTTGLTVYTTTPVTPVKQTDTSATPDNPESSDAITGSSVSTTGNKDSLLSASPQKTTSKLWILKFVAVAAGGGVTVGCIVLVSAVRCNQRRAVCPETVKQQEPQDERHEMFHLYDTIPEEPAAPDLSHMTYSTVQKH, encoded by the exons ATGGCTAGACACCTGCTGTTAGTCGTCCTCATGT ATTCCTTTTGTGAGATGGAAGCACAAG CTCTTCTTCCACCTACACTGACAGTGGATAAACTGGTGATCACAGAAACGGACTCAGTCACATTGAACTGTCAGactcctccatctgtttctgtttctgagtgTTATTTCCGAATTGTAAGTGGAGAACCAGCCAAAAGCTTCTCCTGTCTGAAGACACTGACAGGAACTGAGCTGCTGAAGATTTCACACCAGAGTTCACCTGCTGAGGtcaaagtgaaatgtttttaccTTCAAATATCTCCATCTCCAGACAGCGACACATTCTCTATCATCATTCGAA CATCTGTCCCACCTCTGCTGAGAGTGAATCCATTGGTGATCACAGAGACAGACTCAGTCACACTGGACTGTCAGACTCcatcatctgtttctgtgtctcagtgtcATTTCTACACTTCAAGTGGAGTAAACCTCAGAGACTCCTCGTGtctgctgacactgacaggAACTGAGCTGCTGACGATGTCACATCAGGGTTCATCTGCTGACATTAAAGTGAACTGTTTTTATACTGTGAAGTTTGGAGAGTCAGATTCTCCATCtccacacagtgacacagccTCCATCACCATACACA TCttaaaaccacagatgagtcTTCAACACTTTCCTGGAGAACACGTTCTCTTTATTTGCTTTCTGCCTGGATCGGCTAATCCTGACACAAGATGTAACCTGTACTTTGGAGAAGCCAGTGATCCAGTTGTAACAACAACCATCTGGAGTAAAAGAGACCCAAGAACCAatcagtggttctgtcagtttactgtcacaactGGTGATTTGCTGAGTCGTCTGCGTTCAGCTCAACAAAGTGATGCCAGCTGTGATTACAGTTTGGGAGGAGGACCCAACTCTTTGTCTCGTCGTAGTGATCCATACAGCTTGACTG ATATTGTGGAAGTAGAGCCCAGTATGACAACACCCAAATTAACACTGACCACAG GTCTGACAGTTTATACCACGACCCCTGTGActcctgtaaaacaaacag ACACCAGTGCCACCCCTGATAATCCAGAATCAAGTGATGCAATAACAG GTTCGAGTGTCAGTACAACTGGCAATAAAGACAGCTTGTTGTCTGCAAGCCCTCAGAAAACTACTTCAA AACTGTGGATATTGAAGTTCGTAGCAGTTGCAGCTGGTGGCGGAGTGACTGTGGGTTGTATCGTGCTCGTTTCTGCGGTTCGCTGTAACCAAAGAAGAGCTG TGTGTCCTGAGACGGTGAAACAGCAGGAACCTCAAGATGAGCGT caTGAAATGTTCCATTTGTACGACACCATCCCTGAAGAGCCAGCTGCACCAGACCTGTCGCACATGACTTACAGCACCgtgcagaaacactga
- the LOC119020816 gene encoding uncharacterized protein LOC119020816 isoform X2, with translation MEAQALLPPTLTVDKLVITETDSVTLNCQTPPSVSVSECYFRIVSGEPAKSFSCLKTLTGTELLKISHQSSPAEVKVKCFYLQISPSPDSDTFSIIIRTSVPPLLRVNPLVITETDSVTLDCQTPSSVSVSQCHFYTSSGVNLRDSSCLLTLTGTELLTMSHQGSSADIKVNCFYTVKFGESDSPSPHSDTASITIHILKPQMSLQHFPGEHVLFICFLPGSANPDTRCNLYFGEASDPVVTTTIWSKRDPRTNQWFCQFTVTTGDLLSRLRSAQQSDASCDYSLGGGPNSLSRRSDPYSLTDIVEVEPSMTTPKLTLTTGLTVYTTTPVTPVKQTDTSATPDNPESSDAITGSSVSTTGNKDSLLSASPQKTTSKLWILKFVAVAAGGGVTVGCIVLVSAVRCNQRRAVCPETVKQQEPQDERHEMFHLYDTIPEEPAAPDLSHMTYSTVQKH, from the exons ATGGAAGCACAAG CTCTTCTTCCACCTACACTGACAGTGGATAAACTGGTGATCACAGAAACGGACTCAGTCACATTGAACTGTCAGactcctccatctgtttctgtttctgagtgTTATTTCCGAATTGTAAGTGGAGAACCAGCCAAAAGCTTCTCCTGTCTGAAGACACTGACAGGAACTGAGCTGCTGAAGATTTCACACCAGAGTTCACCTGCTGAGGtcaaagtgaaatgtttttaccTTCAAATATCTCCATCTCCAGACAGCGACACATTCTCTATCATCATTCGAA CATCTGTCCCACCTCTGCTGAGAGTGAATCCATTGGTGATCACAGAGACAGACTCAGTCACACTGGACTGTCAGACTCcatcatctgtttctgtgtctcagtgtcATTTCTACACTTCAAGTGGAGTAAACCTCAGAGACTCCTCGTGtctgctgacactgacaggAACTGAGCTGCTGACGATGTCACATCAGGGTTCATCTGCTGACATTAAAGTGAACTGTTTTTATACTGTGAAGTTTGGAGAGTCAGATTCTCCATCtccacacagtgacacagccTCCATCACCATACACA TCttaaaaccacagatgagtcTTCAACACTTTCCTGGAGAACACGTTCTCTTTATTTGCTTTCTGCCTGGATCGGCTAATCCTGACACAAGATGTAACCTGTACTTTGGAGAAGCCAGTGATCCAGTTGTAACAACAACCATCTGGAGTAAAAGAGACCCAAGAACCAatcagtggttctgtcagtttactgtcacaactGGTGATTTGCTGAGTCGTCTGCGTTCAGCTCAACAAAGTGATGCCAGCTGTGATTACAGTTTGGGAGGAGGACCCAACTCTTTGTCTCGTCGTAGTGATCCATACAGCTTGACTG ATATTGTGGAAGTAGAGCCCAGTATGACAACACCCAAATTAACACTGACCACAG GTCTGACAGTTTATACCACGACCCCTGTGActcctgtaaaacaaacag ACACCAGTGCCACCCCTGATAATCCAGAATCAAGTGATGCAATAACAG GTTCGAGTGTCAGTACAACTGGCAATAAAGACAGCTTGTTGTCTGCAAGCCCTCAGAAAACTACTTCAA AACTGTGGATATTGAAGTTCGTAGCAGTTGCAGCTGGTGGCGGAGTGACTGTGGGTTGTATCGTGCTCGTTTCTGCGGTTCGCTGTAACCAAAGAAGAGCTG TGTGTCCTGAGACGGTGAAACAGCAGGAACCTCAAGATGAGCGT caTGAAATGTTCCATTTGTACGACACCATCCCTGAAGAGCCAGCTGCACCAGACCTGTCGCACATGACTTACAGCACCgtgcagaaacactga
- the LOC119020812 gene encoding uncharacterized protein LOC119020812 isoform X6, whose amino-acid sequence MTTGLKVSRSQAPTPGRHTSVKSQTFGNTDGSISTSQTPGTPTSVKTCTKLAATGDSTVTLDQTLHVPGADPTQNPPSAETWTWKLAAMAGFGVAVGVISVGLVLLCKRGTERRSYKRTPAKVTDDSTPMKHLDHGGLLPAGNGEVYNVITSVPGADFSTGSKKMNMQENRNEDSDVYHLYTTISDEPPPSALKDMMYSTVQLH is encoded by the exons ATGACCACAG GTCTGAAAGTTAGCAGGTCTCAGGCTCCCACTCCAGGAAGACACACATCAGTTAAAA GTCAGACTTTTGGCAACACTGATGGGTCGATCTCTACTTCCCAAACACCGGGGACACCAACGTCAG TCAAAACTTGTACAAAACTGGCAGCAACAGGAGACAGTACAG taaCGTTAGATCAGACACTTCATGTGCCTGGCGCCGACCCCACACAGAATCCACCATCAG CAGAAACATGGACGTGGAAGTTGGCAGCCATGGCTGGGTTCGGAGTTGCTGTGGGGGTTATCTCAGTGGGACTGGTACTTCTTTGTAAAAGAGGAACAG agAGACGGTCTTACAAGAG GACACCAGCCAAGGTCACAG ATGACTCTACACCCATGAAACATCTCGACCATGGAGGATtg TTACCTGCAGGTAATGGTGAGGTCTACAATGTGATCACCTCAGTACCTGGTGCTGACTTTTCAACTG GTTCTAAGAAAATGAACATGCAAGAGAATCGAAATGAGGAT tCTGATGTATACCATTTGTACACCACCATCTCTGATGAGCCACCTCCGTCAGCCCTGAAGGACATGATGTACAGCACGGTGCAGCTTCACTga
- the LOC119020812 gene encoding uncharacterized protein LOC119020812 isoform X5, with translation MTTAGLKVSRSQAPTPGRHTSVKSQTFGNTDGSISTSQTPGTPTSVKTCTKLAATGDSTVTLDQTLHVPGADPTQNPPSAETWTWKLAAMAGFGVAVGVISVGLVLLCKRGTERRSYKRTPAKVTDDSTPMKHLDHGGLLPAGNGEVYNVITSVPGADFSTGSKKMNMQENRNEDSDVYHLYTTISDEPPPSALKDMMYSTVQLH, from the exons ATGACCACAG CAGGTCTGAAAGTTAGCAGGTCTCAGGCTCCCACTCCAGGAAGACACACATCAGTTAAAA GTCAGACTTTTGGCAACACTGATGGGTCGATCTCTACTTCCCAAACACCGGGGACACCAACGTCAG TCAAAACTTGTACAAAACTGGCAGCAACAGGAGACAGTACAG taaCGTTAGATCAGACACTTCATGTGCCTGGCGCCGACCCCACACAGAATCCACCATCAG CAGAAACATGGACGTGGAAGTTGGCAGCCATGGCTGGGTTCGGAGTTGCTGTGGGGGTTATCTCAGTGGGACTGGTACTTCTTTGTAAAAGAGGAACAG agAGACGGTCTTACAAGAG GACACCAGCCAAGGTCACAG ATGACTCTACACCCATGAAACATCTCGACCATGGAGGATtg TTACCTGCAGGTAATGGTGAGGTCTACAATGTGATCACCTCAGTACCTGGTGCTGACTTTTCAACTG GTTCTAAGAAAATGAACATGCAAGAGAATCGAAATGAGGAT tCTGATGTATACCATTTGTACACCACCATCTCTGATGAGCCACCTCCGTCAGCCCTGAAGGACATGATGTACAGCACGGTGCAGCTTCACTga